Proteins found in one Blastocatellia bacterium genomic segment:
- the shc gene encoding squalene--hopene cyclase — translation MSRQYQVKTALADRSLEPDVRRAIKWAQQYFLQIQNTDGHWCGELEGDTILESEYILTMHFIGRMDSERVRKAANYIRQKQLPTGGWGIYEGGPAEVSASAKAYFVLKLLGDSPDAPHMRRAREVIRRLGGLDATNSFTRIYLAIFGQYPWERCPAVPPEIILLPLSAPINLYEMSSWSRGIVVPLAIIWAMKPSCAVPESANISELMLDNPPTTNARRGFWKTFFKTTDATLKLIERRGWQPSRDKALKACEQWMLDHFEKSDGIGAIFPPIINSIIALRCLGYKNDHPVTAGQIRELEKLEIEEGDTLRVAPCYSPVWDTALALNAMIESGMPADHPDVVKAAEWMLAKEVKEVGDWKVKNPEGEPGGWYFEYANEFYPDIDDTFQVLTSLSKVRFPDAGRERRKQQAMERALKWLLTMQNKDGGWASFDKDCDEQFLTQIPFADHNAMIDPSTADITGRGLETLANLGFKIDHPVVQRAMAYLAKEQERDGTWFGRWGVNYIYGTWLALTGLQAIGEDMWEPRYQAAGAWLRSIQNEDGGWGESPNTYDDSSLKGQGASTPSQTAWALMGLMATGDDSDGLHRGVEYLLRAQRQDGSWQDAHWTGTGFPTVFYLRYHLYAVYFPLLALGMYARRYFRG, via the coding sequence ATACAGAACACGGACGGCCACTGGTGCGGCGAGCTTGAAGGCGACACGATTCTCGAATCCGAGTACATCCTGACGATGCACTTCATTGGCCGCATGGATTCCGAACGAGTGCGCAAAGCCGCCAACTATATTCGCCAGAAACAACTGCCCACGGGCGGCTGGGGCATCTACGAAGGCGGCCCTGCCGAAGTCAGCGCCTCTGCAAAAGCCTACTTCGTTTTGAAGCTGCTGGGCGATTCGCCTGACGCGCCGCACATGCGGCGGGCGCGCGAAGTGATTCGCCGGCTCGGCGGTCTGGATGCCACTAACAGCTTCACGCGCATCTATCTGGCCATCTTCGGTCAGTACCCCTGGGAGCGCTGCCCGGCGGTGCCGCCGGAAATTATTCTGCTGCCGCTGTCGGCGCCGATCAACCTTTATGAAATGTCTTCGTGGTCGCGCGGCATCGTCGTGCCGCTGGCCATCATCTGGGCCATGAAGCCTTCGTGCGCCGTGCCCGAAAGCGCCAACATCAGCGAGCTGATGCTCGACAACCCGCCGACGACCAACGCGCGGCGCGGCTTCTGGAAGACCTTCTTCAAGACGACCGACGCGACCTTGAAGCTGATCGAGCGGCGCGGCTGGCAGCCGTCGCGGGACAAGGCGCTGAAGGCATGCGAGCAGTGGATGCTCGACCACTTTGAAAAGAGCGACGGCATCGGCGCCATCTTCCCGCCCATCATCAACTCGATCATCGCCCTGCGCTGCCTCGGCTACAAGAATGATCATCCGGTGACCGCCGGGCAGATTCGCGAGCTTGAGAAGCTGGAAATCGAAGAGGGCGACACGCTGCGGGTTGCGCCCTGCTATTCGCCTGTGTGGGATACGGCGCTGGCCCTAAACGCCATGATCGAATCGGGCATGCCCGCCGATCATCCCGACGTCGTCAAAGCCGCCGAGTGGATGCTTGCGAAAGAGGTCAAAGAGGTCGGCGACTGGAAGGTGAAGAACCCCGAAGGCGAGCCGGGCGGCTGGTACTTTGAATACGCCAACGAATTCTACCCGGACATAGACGACACCTTTCAGGTGTTGACGAGCTTGAGCAAAGTCCGCTTCCCCGACGCCGGGCGCGAGCGCCGCAAGCAACAAGCGATGGAGCGCGCCTTGAAGTGGCTGCTCACCATGCAGAACAAAGATGGCGGCTGGGCGTCGTTTGACAAGGATTGCGACGAGCAGTTCTTGACGCAGATTCCCTTCGCCGACCATAACGCCATGATCGATCCTTCGACGGCGGACATCACCGGCCGCGGCCTTGAGACGCTGGCCAACCTCGGCTTTAAGATCGATCACCCGGTCGTGCAGCGGGCGATGGCTTATCTGGCGAAAGAGCAGGAGCGCGACGGCACCTGGTTCGGTCGCTGGGGCGTGAATTACATCTACGGCACGTGGCTGGCGCTGACCGGCTTGCAAGCCATCGGCGAAGATATGTGGGAGCCGCGCTATCAGGCCGCCGGCGCATGGTTGCGCTCGATTCAGAACGAGGATGGCGGCTGGGGCGAATCGCCGAATACCTACGACGATTCATCGCTAAAGGGGCAGGGCGCGAGCACGCCGTCGCAGACCGCCTGGGCGCTGATGGGATTGATGGCGACCGGCGACGACAGCGACGGGCTGCACCGCGGCGTCGAATACTTGCTCAGAGCGCAGCGCCAGGACGGCTCGTGGCAGGACGCGCACTGGACCGGCACAGGCTTCCCGACGGTCTTCTACCTGCGCTACCATCTCTACGCGGTCTACTTCCCGCTGCTGGCGCTCGGCATGTACGCCAGACGATATTTTCGGGGCTAG
- the hpnH gene encoding adenosyl-hopene transferase HpnH has protein sequence MRFPLHITTDAIRHQIKQGARGNKRYPMVLMLEPLYTCNLACIGCAIERHTGKLEDRMALDDCLKAVDESQAPIVSLCGGEPTIYPELKQLVEGIIERKRHIYLCTNALLLDTKVFGKIAPHKRLTLNVHLDGMKATHDMVCDRKGVFDKAIEMIKQAKALGYHVTTNTTVFRETEMQEMEELCELMTDLGVDGMMISPGYHYESVDTDIFLSRQEIQTKFKHVLELSKRYRLMSTPMYLEFTAGMRDYKCSPWSTVTRTPRGWKGPCYLIGVKYYPTWDEFWNSVDWPYWESREDRLCQNCMMHSGFEASAMFELRRSPRDLVRMAVWNLAG, from the coding sequence ATGCGATTTCCGTTACACATTACGACCGACGCGATACGCCATCAGATCAAGCAAGGCGCACGGGGCAACAAACGTTACCCGATGGTGCTGATGCTTGAGCCGCTCTACACCTGCAACCTCGCCTGCATCGGCTGCGCCATCGAGCGCCACACCGGCAAGCTCGAAGACCGCATGGCGCTCGACGACTGCCTCAAAGCCGTTGACGAGTCGCAAGCGCCCATTGTGTCGCTGTGCGGCGGCGAGCCGACCATCTACCCTGAGTTGAAGCAACTGGTCGAAGGCATCATCGAGCGCAAGCGCCACATCTATCTTTGCACCAACGCGCTGCTCTTAGACACCAAAGTCTTTGGCAAGATTGCGCCGCACAAGCGGCTGACGCTCAACGTTCACCTCGACGGCATGAAAGCGACGCATGATATGGTCTGCGACCGCAAAGGTGTCTTTGACAAAGCCATCGAGATGATCAAGCAGGCCAAGGCGCTCGGCTATCACGTGACGACCAACACGACGGTCTTCCGCGAAACCGAGATGCAGGAGATGGAAGAGCTATGCGAGCTGATGACCGATCTCGGCGTTGACGGCATGATGATCTCGCCGGGCTATCACTACGAATCGGTTGATACGGACATCTTTCTCTCGCGGCAAGAGATTCAGACGAAGTTCAAACACGTCCTTGAGCTATCGAAGCGGTACCGTCTAATGAGCACGCCGATGTACCTGGAATTTACTGCCGGCATGCGCGACTACAAATGCTCGCCGTGGAGCACGGTGACGCGCACGCCGCGCGGCTGGAAGGGGCCCTGCTATTTGATCGGCGTTAAGTATTACCCGACCTGGGACGAGTTCTGGAACAGCGTCGACTGGCCGTACTGGGAATCGCGCGAAGACCGGCTCTGCCAGAACTGCATGATGCACAGCGGATTTGAGGCGTCGGCGATGTTCGAGCTGCGCCGCAGTCCGCGCGACCTGGTGCGCATGGCGGTGTGGAACCTGGCCGGTTGA
- the hpnA gene encoding hopanoid-associated sugar epimerase: MKALVTGGTGFVGSHLVRRLLARNAEVRCLVRAASRLDNLKDLPVEFATGDLRDVESIKQAVRGVSVVYHCAADYRLWCADPREMYESNVNGSRHVMQAAFDEGIERVVYTSTVGALGLNDNGTPASEETPVALEDMIGHYKRSKFLAEEEVRGWAARGLPVVIVNPSTPVGELDIKPTPTGKIIVDFLKGKMFGYVDTGMNLIDVRDCAEGHILAAGRGRVGERYILGGTNLTLKEMFDALAAVTDMPSPRMQVPHWVAESYARLENFWAINVARRAPDVPIESVKMSRHRMWFDSSKAVRELGLPQSPIADALKRAVDWFKEHGYVTR; encoded by the coding sequence ATGAAGGCACTGGTCACTGGCGGAACAGGGTTTGTCGGCTCGCATCTCGTGCGGCGCTTGCTGGCGCGCAATGCGGAGGTGCGCTGCCTGGTGCGCGCCGCGAGCCGCCTGGATAACCTCAAAGACTTGCCGGTCGAATTCGCTACCGGCGACCTCCGCGATGTGGAGTCGATCAAGCAGGCGGTGCGCGGCGTGAGCGTCGTCTATCACTGCGCCGCTGATTACCGGCTGTGGTGCGCTGACCCGCGCGAGATGTACGAGAGCAACGTCAACGGCTCGCGCCATGTCATGCAGGCGGCCTTTGACGAAGGCATTGAGCGCGTCGTCTATACCAGCACCGTCGGCGCGCTTGGGCTCAACGACAACGGCACGCCCGCCAGCGAAGAAACGCCGGTGGCGCTCGAAGACATGATCGGTCACTACAAACGCAGCAAGTTTCTCGCGGAAGAAGAAGTCCGAGGTTGGGCGGCGCGCGGTCTGCCCGTGGTCATCGTCAATCCTTCGACGCCCGTCGGTGAGCTCGACATCAAGCCGACGCCAACGGGTAAGATCATCGTTGACTTTCTCAAAGGCAAAATGTTCGGCTACGTTGACACCGGCATGAACCTGATTGACGTGCGCGATTGCGCCGAGGGTCACATCCTGGCCGCCGGGCGCGGGCGCGTCGGTGAGCGTTACATTCTCGGCGGCACCAACCTGACGCTGAAAGAGATGTTCGATGCGCTCGCCGCTGTGACCGATATGCCGTCGCCACGAATGCAGGTGCCGCACTGGGTCGCTGAAAGTTATGCGCGGCTGGAAAACTTCTGGGCCATCAACGTCGCCCGCCGCGCCCCGGACGTGCCCATTGAAAGCGTCAAGATGTCACGCCACCGCATGTGGTTCGATTCTTCAAAGGCGGTGCGCGAGCTGGGCTTGCCGCAAAGCCCGATTGCCGATGCGCTCAAGCGCGCGGTTGATTGGTTCAAAGAACATGGCTACGTCACGCGCTGA
- a CDS encoding APC family permease yields the protein MQSTSDGLSSAPAGPRGRLLRILGVGFGLAVIIGNTIGAGILRTPGEVAGHLPTTWLFLSVWIVGGLYALLGAISIAELGTMLPKSGGQYVFAQHTFGDYVGFVVGWSDWISTCGTSAAISVVIAEYLGVLFPLLAGRTVAIALAIVVAFAVLQWRGVRWGSHVQNVTSLLKALAFIALVVACFALGGNSVAPAPEQSATAPASESLFLAFVLALQAVIYTYDGWTGIIYFSEEVRDPARDVPRALFGGVLAIIAIYMLVNLALLYVLPIPAFAGADLAVGSAATAIFGQYGDTVIRALTILSMLSAINACQLMASRVIFAMSRDGLVSSRIVRVNQGGTPTLALLAGTAVAGLFIIGGSFENARQIFERIISVLAIFFVVSYAVSFAAVFALRRREPERERPYKAWGYPVTTAISLVGSLAFLASSAATDISRAASWRAFLSSTTFYSIILLAASYPAYRGLKRLAS from the coding sequence TTGCAATCAACATCGGATGGACTAAGCTCTGCGCCGGCCGGGCCACGCGGGCGCTTGCTGCGCATCCTGGGCGTCGGCTTCGGCCTCGCCGTCATCATCGGCAACACCATTGGCGCGGGCATCCTGCGAACGCCCGGCGAAGTCGCCGGCCACCTGCCGACGACCTGGCTCTTTCTGAGCGTCTGGATTGTCGGCGGCCTCTACGCGCTGTTGGGAGCGATCTCGATAGCCGAGCTTGGCACCATGCTGCCGAAGTCCGGCGGCCAGTATGTCTTCGCGCAGCATACGTTCGGCGATTATGTGGGATTCGTTGTCGGCTGGAGCGATTGGATTTCGACTTGCGGCACGAGCGCGGCCATCTCGGTAGTCATTGCCGAATACCTCGGCGTGTTGTTTCCGCTGCTCGCCGGTCGCACGGTTGCCATCGCGCTTGCCATCGTCGTGGCGTTCGCGGTGCTGCAATGGCGCGGCGTGCGCTGGGGCAGCCATGTTCAGAATGTGACGAGCCTGCTCAAGGCGCTGGCCTTCATCGCGCTCGTCGTCGCTTGCTTTGCGCTCGGCGGCAATAGCGTCGCGCCCGCGCCTGAGCAAAGCGCCACCGCCCCGGCCAGTGAATCGCTTTTTCTTGCCTTCGTCCTGGCGCTGCAAGCGGTGATCTATACCTACGACGGCTGGACGGGCATTATCTATTTCTCCGAAGAAGTGCGCGACCCGGCGCGTGACGTGCCGCGTGCGTTGTTCGGCGGCGTGCTGGCAATCATCGCCATTTACATGCTGGTGAATCTCGCGCTTCTCTACGTCTTGCCCATCCCCGCCTTCGCCGGCGCTGACCTCGCGGTCGGCTCAGCCGCCACGGCCATCTTCGGGCAGTATGGCGATACGGTGATCCGCGCGCTGACCATCCTCTCGATGTTGAGCGCCATCAATGCCTGCCAGTTGATGGCCTCGCGCGTCATCTTCGCCATGAGCCGCGACGGGCTGGTGTCGAGCCGAATCGTCCGTGTCAATCAGGGCGGCACACCGACGCTCGCGCTGCTGGCCGGCACCGCGGTCGCCGGGCTGTTTATCATCGGCGGCAGCTTTGAAAACGCGCGGCAAATCTTTGAGCGCATCATCTCGGTGCTGGCCATCTTTTTCGTTGTCAGCTATGCCGTCTCGTTTGCGGCGGTCTTCGCGTTGCGCCGGCGCGAGCCCGAGCGCGAGCGGCCTTACAAAGCATGGGGCTACCCGGTGACGACGGCCATCTCGCTGGTCGGCTCGCTGGCTTTCTTAGCCAGCTCGGCAGCGACCGACATCAGCCGCGCCGCAAGCTGGCGGGCTTTTCTTAGCTCGACGACTTTCTACAGCATCATCTTGCTGGCGGCGAGCTATCCGGCTTATCGCGGTCTGAAACGCCTGGCAAGCTGA